TcctattaagttgctgtgagctataaattcaccacttctttaCCTTCCAGTgcggcctctctctctccatctgtacTCTGCAGCATGTCCGCCGctgcaaagagtagcatgaaagtcaagaacACTCTGCAGCAAATTCTGGGGACCAGAATGTCCCCATAAGTAcgctgcaaagaaaaaaactgtctccaactgatgattcgaGTCTcggactttcaaggggcagccctgcATGACATGTTACAATAACTGGTCTTATAAAATACTTTGTCATTCTTATTGGTTTATTATCAAGGACAATTCTGCTCATAAAATTTGGGATGGAAACATGGCACTGGCAAAAATATTAGGATACAATAACATAAGTTTtctacacttttcttttttaaactagtATTTGCTTTTGATAGCCTGATACAAAGTAATGAGTGTGTTTGTACTTGCAGCCAGAAGAAAGCTGCTGGAAAGAGCCAGACAGGCTGGTTTGGGTGGATTCAAGAAAACAAGTGTAGCCAAACCTACTGTCAAGGAGATGTGGGATGGGGAAGAAGGTAAGATGACTTATAGTCCTGGATAAtcagcatatttacatgttttcacCCTGTCTCATGGAACATGTCTTTAGTTGTGACTTGTTAAGAGTGTTAATTATTTACCAAATTGATATAACATCACATAACTTGACTGTTTACAGGTgtgaaggaggaggatgagaggcCATCCACCTTAGGGCCATCCCAGGACCTCCAGGAAACCCATCCCTTAGGAATCACTGACCGAAGAGATGTGGAGGACATGTCGGCAGTGATAAATGACAGAGGAAatggggaggaggaagaggaagaagaggaggatgcTGATGATTTGGAGGATCCAAGTGACATACAGCAGCAAACTGCTGAGCATTCATCTGCGGCTCACTCCATGCAAAATAAGCAGCCTGGCTCATCGCTGACACAGGGCGAAGAAAGCCATCAGGACTCGCAGGGAAAGTTGGAGTCAGAGGTTGATCCTGATCTTGACCTTGATCCGGACCCCGATGGTGACATTGAGGGTGATCCCCACGGAGAGTCGTACCCCTGTCAGCACTGTGAGCGCCACTTCTCCACTAGGCAGGGTCTGGAACGTCACTTACACATTCACGCCATCACTAACCAGCAAATGCAACTGTTCAAGTGCCGGTACTGCAGTAAATCCTTCGGCTCACAGGTGGGGCGGCGGAGACACGAGAGGAGGCATGAGAGTGGGCACAAGAAAAGGCCTGGCTCTTTGGCTGGGACTGCTGGTCTACTCAGTCCTGTGGTGCAGACTGATGGCTCAAGTCCCGACTGCACCAGCCCAACGAGTCACTATATAGCCATCGGGTCCCAGTTGACTGGCGGACCTCTGCACAACTCTGAGATGCAGAGAAAGGAGTCAGGGCCTTACGCTGACCGTCCCTTTATATTGGATGAAAACGGGGAGTCAAAGGAACTCCATCCCTGCAAGTACTGTAACAAAGCATTTGGCACGCACACCAACATGCGCCGGCACCAACGCAGAATACACGAACGGCATTTGTTACCAAAAGGAGTTCGCAGGAAAGGCATGCTGCTGCAAGAGGCATCAGTGCAGCAACAGCAGCCTGATGAGTCCCCCAGCACCAGCCCTCCGCCCGTCTATGTGCCCAGTGCAGATACAGAAGATGAGGTAGACAGGGACGATTACGCAGTcgacatatccaaaaacatcTCTGAGAATCTGAGCTTCTACATTGACGGTAAGATTGTGTCCACCAGTTCGGTGAGCAGCTGTGAGGTAATAGAAGTGGACTCCAGATCTGCTGCTCTGTTCGGCCTGGACACAGTTATCATCAGCCCAAATCAGATAAGTCAGGCACTGAATTTGGAGGGTCGGACGAGTGCTGCAAAGCAAGTCTCAAACATTGGCCAGCCAGCGGCAAAAAGAAGGACATCTACACCCCCACTTGTTCCCAGCCTCAAAGTGGAGACAGAATCATCATCTTTTCCAgcctcctcatcatcctcttcatcctccacATCTTCCTCATCTAACTTGGTAGTGGGTGGGCTGTTCCAGCAAGCTGCCGATTCATCAGCATTTCAACGAGAGAAAACGGTGTATCTCTCACCTAAGCTCAAACAGCTCCTTCAGACACAAGACATTCAGAAATCAACCATTGCTCTGATAACCGAAAGCCATAGACTGGCCTCCCCGCTGTCAGTCACGCCGCTGCCAGGAGCTTCAGGCAGGTTTAAAAGAAGAACATCCTCTCCCCCTTCATCTCCACAACTCAGTCCTGCATGTAAAACGGAGAGCTGTAAAGACGAGGGGGTGAGCTCATACGCCCTTAAGGTGCCAAAGCTGGAAAGCCACAGCGTGTCACCTCCTGGGAGCCTACTGGACAAGGAAGACGGAGACAGCCTGAGCCTTTCTGGAAACAATATGCATGGCCAAACCTCATCTAGTAGTGGTGGAAATTCCTGTAATCAGCAGCCCTTGGATCTTTCAAACTCCATCAGTAGGAGGAGTGATAGTTTGAGCAAGGTGCTCGGGGATTCAGCTCTTGATTTAAGCTTCCATCGGAAGGGCAGCGCAGAGCCTGAATTAAAGGGAAGTCCGGCACCGCAGCCtctgataaaaaagaaaaagcctaATACCAGCATGCTGGAAAAGGTGCTGATGAATGAGTATTTAGGTTTACCTTTGACAGGAGAGGAGGGCCCCTCACCCTTAGCCAACCTAAGTTGTTTCCATTCTCGTTCTCCAAACGTTGCGTCAGAGTCTGCCCACCCCTCTCCGCCCTCTTTGACCCCTGTCACCATGAACCCCTCTTCCCCTGGTAACTCCAGTGTGACGTCCCCGACACCACCTCCCCCTCTACTACCAACCATACCATCTCCACCAGCTATGCCTAGCTCTCCTCTTTCTCAGCCTTCAGATTCCTCTGCACTGAGACCTCTTCCTGTCCTCTCACCAAAAATGTCTCCAAGATCAGTTGAACACAAACCCCCatcagacacagaggagaatTTGTTTGCTGAAGCAAAGGAAGACGAAGAAGAGAACTGTATCTCTGAGCCACTGGATTCCCCGAGCACTCCACCAATAGAGCCTCTTAATAGTTCAGCGATATCAAGCCCTGGTGAGCCGACATCAGTAGATCTGCCCACTGCAGGAGATGATTCTCAGATTGCAACTTACAACAGTCAgataaatggcaaaataaaccaaaacataGGCTCAGTAACAGAGAAATCTCTCCCTGCTCTCTTATCCCAGCCAgaatcctcctcttcctcatcatctcctcctcctgcctcaCATGATTCATCCCCATTGCTGGTTCCCCTCCCTCAGATTAAGATAAAAGACGAGCCGCAGCACAGCGTAGATGAGCTGCCAGTTATGAATCATGCTCCTCAGGATGGTGTTGACTCTTCACCTCAGCCTGCTGCTCCTGATAAACCGTCTGACAAAACCTCTGAGGCAGAGGAAGTCGACTCGACATACTGCAAGACTTTTGTGTGTAATGTCTGCGAGGAGCCGTTTAACTCCATCAAAGAGCTCAGCGGACACATTACCGAGCACGCTGCGGACTGGCCCTTTAAGTGCGAATTCTGCGTTCAGCTGTTTGGTGATGCTCCCGCCCTGCTGGCTCACCGGACGACACTACACGGAGTGGGCAGGATCTTTGTGTGCTCTGTTTGTACCAAGGAGTTTGCATTCCTCTGTAACCTGCAGCAGCACCAAAAGGATCTGCATCCAAATGAGACGTGTTCACACACCACGGTAGAGAGTGGCAAGTTAAGGCCGCAAAACTACACAGATCCATCCAGAGCCAAAGAGGAAGGCAGCCCCTCAACGCCAGCGCCAGAGACGACTGAAGAAGCTGCTCCACACAGTGACACTGATTTAGCAAATGCAGAGCCTGATGTTAACGGTAATCATGCAGAGGATGGGGCGGAGGACCCTAACGAGGAGCTGTACACTACAATAAAGATCATGGCCTCAGAGGGAGGGAAGCCCAAAGGCCCGGATGTCCGCCTCGGCATTAACCAACACTACCCCAGCTATAAACCACCCCCTTTTCCTTATCACAGCCGTTCCCATGCTGGCTCTGTGGCCTCGGCTACTAACTTCACCACCCACAACATACCACAAACTTTCAGCACTGCCATTCGCTGCACCAAGTGTGGCAACAGCTTTGACAACATGCCTGAACTTCACAAGCACATTTTGGCCTGTGCCAGCGCTAGTGATAAGAAGCGCTACACTCCCAAGAAGAACCCCATCCCCCTCAAGCAAATAGTGAAGAGTCCGAACGGAGTGGTGTCACCCTCAGCAGCAATCGCAGGCCAGAGTCCTTTCCGTAGAATGGGTCAGCCAAAGAGACTGAACTTTAATCAAGATactggtaaaacaaaaatgagtgCCCTCAGTAAGAAGAAAAACCAGCTGGTCCAGAAGGCgatttcacacaaaaataaagctgTCACTACTGCCAAGAAGGCTACCGTTAAAGTTGAAGAAGAGCAGGCCTCTAACGTTTGCCCTCACTGCAGTCGGGAGTTTACTTATCCCGCAAGTCTCAGTAAACATATGGCCGTCAGCTGTCCTCGGAAGCCTGTtgttaaaaagggcaaaaaaggtCTAGCTGAGGTGAAAAAAGAAGCAGTTTCTGTGGtagataaaaatacaaatcttaaaaagaaaGCGTCAGACTGTGAAACGCCACACACAGAGCCAGAGCCTAAACCCCTGGGAAAGACCAGAGCTCGTAGCTCTGGTGCAGCAGACCCTGAACCCTCTCAGACAGGCAAAGGAAAAACCGCTGCGACTGCAGGCCGACTAAAAAGGCCCGCCTCGTTCCCAGCACCAGTTTCTGTTAGCAAAAAAACGAAGAAGGGCCAAGTTCAGTCTCTACCTCCCACCCCATCAGCCCCGGACACTCCCAGTAACGCTGCACAGCAACGGCCAGCCATGAAAATGCAGCGTATGGGCAAAGAGGCAGCACCCAAGAAATTAGCCAAATTGCCACCCACACCACAGCTGAAGAAAGAGGAGCGGTTCTCCCTTCGAACGAGGGAGAGAGTAGGTGGTCCAGTCACCAGGAGCTTACAGATGGCCAACGCAGCTCCTTCTGCTGAGGTGAAATCGGAGGAACCACCAATTCAAGAGCCAAAAGAGACTCAGGTGAGACATTACACTGTGTTTGGGTCCTTGACTctcttgttttgtctctttatggGGTGCAGACACATAAATTGGCCAGGCTATCATTATCTCATTGGAGATACATCAGTATTAATGTATATGCCAGCGATAGGTGACTTTAGAATTTGCAGCACAAGATGGAGGCAGTTTATTAAGTGCCCCTGTTTCAgtttttccaccaaataatgcagaaaacttttttttttttaatttacaaaatgtcCAGCTCAGTTCATATTGAGGTATaatctttgctgtttttagatAAACTTCAggattatgtgtgtttttgtgtgtaaaagtgtTCCACACTggaatatctaaaaaaaaaagtaccataGAAAAAACCCTGCTTGTAGTTTTCTTAGGTTaagaaatgttaatattttgtatagttttcaaaatatgtatatatgttcatgtttttaaaaaaggatattGTGTAATACAGCAatatctgatttaaaaaaaaagaaagttctcaaatattaatatcattatCTTCTCAAAATCCAGTTTCGATTGGGCTGCCTAACATCCTGTTTCATGAAACATTTGTTCGACATCAGAATTTTGAATTTATAAAGAAATTACTAAAGCACATATACTTCTGCCATTTATTATGTTCATTTCTTTGATATTACGAACGCACATCTCTTGGGCTGCAACtaacacattttattcttggtctctctgccatttttattttcttgattaatcatcAAGTCtataaaatataagtaaacaatgaaaaatacttGAGTAACTAAGGCGAC
This DNA window, taken from Plectropomus leopardus isolate mb chromosome 2, YSFRI_Pleo_2.0, whole genome shotgun sequence, encodes the following:
- the prdm2b gene encoding PR domain zinc finger protein 2 encodes the protein MAITGGTVETLDEIPAHVWKGLPDCLTLGPSAINQNRIGVWATRVIPKGKRFGPFVGEKKKRSQVSSNVYMWEVYFPSRGWMCVDATDPMKGNWLRYVNWARSTEDQNLFPLEINRAIHYKVLKPIGPGEELLVWYTVEDNPEITAALEEERASSLNRKNSPRAKRARRKLLERARQAGLGGFKKTSVAKPTVKEMWDGEEGVKEEDERPSTLGPSQDLQETHPLGITDRRDVEDMSAVINDRGNGEEEEEEEEDADDLEDPSDIQQQTAEHSSAAHSMQNKQPGSSLTQGEESHQDSQGKLESEVDPDLDLDPDPDGDIEGDPHGESYPCQHCERHFSTRQGLERHLHIHAITNQQMQLFKCRYCSKSFGSQVGRRRHERRHESGHKKRPGSLAGTAGLLSPVVQTDGSSPDCTSPTSHYIAIGSQLTGGPLHNSEMQRKESGPYADRPFILDENGESKELHPCKYCNKAFGTHTNMRRHQRRIHERHLLPKGVRRKGMLLQEASVQQQQPDESPSTSPPPVYVPSADTEDEVDRDDYAVDISKNISENLSFYIDGKIVSTSSVSSCEVIEVDSRSAALFGLDTVIISPNQISQALNLEGRTSAAKQVSNIGQPAAKRRTSTPPLVPSLKVETESSSFPASSSSSSSSTSSSSNLVVGGLFQQAADSSAFQREKTVYLSPKLKQLLQTQDIQKSTIALITESHRLASPLSVTPLPGASGRFKRRTSSPPSSPQLSPACKTESCKDEGVSSYALKVPKLESHSVSPPGSLLDKEDGDSLSLSGNNMHGQTSSSSGGNSCNQQPLDLSNSISRRSDSLSKVLGDSALDLSFHRKGSAEPELKGSPAPQPLIKKKKPNTSMLEKVLMNEYLGLPLTGEEGPSPLANLSCFHSRSPNVASESAHPSPPSLTPVTMNPSSPGNSSVTSPTPPPPLLPTIPSPPAMPSSPLSQPSDSSALRPLPVLSPKMSPRSVEHKPPSDTEENLFAEAKEDEEENCISEPLDSPSTPPIEPLNSSAISSPGEPTSVDLPTAGDDSQIATYNSQINGKINQNIGSVTEKSLPALLSQPESSSSSSSPPPASHDSSPLLVPLPQIKIKDEPQHSVDELPVMNHAPQDGVDSSPQPAAPDKPSDKTSEAEEVDSTYCKTFVCNVCEEPFNSIKELSGHITEHAADWPFKCEFCVQLFGDAPALLAHRTTLHGVGRIFVCSVCTKEFAFLCNLQQHQKDLHPNETCSHTTVESGKLRPQNYTDPSRAKEEGSPSTPAPETTEEAAPHSDTDLANAEPDVNGNHAEDGAEDPNEELYTTIKIMASEGGKPKGPDVRLGINQHYPSYKPPPFPYHSRSHAGSVASATNFTTHNIPQTFSTAIRCTKCGNSFDNMPELHKHILACASASDKKRYTPKKNPIPLKQIVKSPNGVVSPSAAIAGQSPFRRMGQPKRLNFNQDTGKTKMSALSKKKNQLVQKAISHKNKAVTTAKKATVKVEEEQASNVCPHCSREFTYPASLSKHMAVSCPRKPVVKKGKKGLAEVKKEAVSVVDKNTNLKKKASDCETPHTEPEPKPLGKTRARSSGAADPEPSQTGKGKTAATAGRLKRPASFPAPVSVSKKTKKGQVQSLPPTPSAPDTPSNAAQQRPAMKMQRMGKEAAPKKLAKLPPTPQLKKEERFSLRTRERVGGPVTRSLQMANAAPSAEVKSEEPPIQEPKETQEVLMK